TTGGTCTTCTTCCATCTGCTTCCTTCGGCGACAAAAACCTATACGAACCGGCGGGAGGATCGGCACCCGACATAGCGGGGAAAAACATCGCCAATCCCATCGCTCAGATCCTCTCCCTTGCCATGATGCTCGAGTACTCTTTCGGCATGATGGAAGAGGCAAGAAAGATAGAGAAAGCGGTTGAGACGGTCATCGAAGAAGGGTACAGAACAAAAGATATAGCAGAAGATCCGGAAAAAGCTGTCTCCACTTCTCAGATGGGAGATGTCATATGTAAAAAACTGGAAGAAATATGGTGAAGGGCCGAAGGGCCCTTCACATTTTCCATGTGTCGGTGAGTTTTCTCACCTTCACGATCGAACCCTTCTTCATCTTTCTGATCGCCGCCACCGCCGCCCTGAGTGCCTCCACCGTTGTCAGGTAAGGTATCTTTCTCTTCAGCGCTGTGGTTCTTATCATGTATCCCACCGTTCTTCTTCCCTCTACCTTGAAGGGATCTTTCCCGTGTGAGACCGCAACGAGTGAGGGTTCATCGCTGGACTGGGTGATCACTACAAGAGAGATCTTCCCCTGCTCCAGAAGATCGATTACATCCGGCCTTCCTTCACCCACTTTGGGAACAACCCTGACATCCACTCCATGGGACTGAAGTGCCTTTGCCGTTCCTCTGGTTGCGTAGATCTCGAATCCCATGTCCGCAAGGTGTGCAAGAAGCGGGATGGCGTCTCTTTTGTCTCTGTCTGCAATCGTTGCAAGGATGGCACCTTCCGTTGGAAGTGGATTTCCCGCAGCGATCTGTGCCTTCGCAAAAGCCTCTACAAAATCCTCCCCTATTCCCATGACCTCTCCTGTGGAGCGCATCTCAGGGCCCAGAAGAACGTCTGTGCCGGGGAACTTGTGAAACGGTATCACCACTTCCTTCACAGAGAACATTCTCGGCCACGGTGTGGGAAGGATCTCGCTGTCTCCCAGTTTGTTCACCTTTGTTCCCGGCCTCGTCGGATAGGGGAAGTACTCGGAAAGAAGTTCTGGAAGAGACCTTCCCACCATGATCTTGGCAGCGATCTTTGCCACAGGAATTCCGATCGCTTTGCTCACGAACGGAACGGTTCTTGATGCTCGTGGATTTGCCTCTATTATGTAAATTTCGTCGTCCTTTACCGCCATCTGTATGTTCGCGATTCCTACTATTTTCAATGCCTTTATCAGTCTGTGAACGGTTTTCTCTATTTCTTCAACGAGTTTTTCCGAAAGACTCACCGGTGGAAGAACACAAGCCGAATCTCCGGAGTGAACTCCCGCTTCCTCGATCTGTTCCATCAAACCCGCTATCCACACGTACTTTCCATCCGACACAACATCCACATCGAGCTCTATCGCATCCTCTAAGAACTTGTCTATCAGTATGGGATATCCCGGGGAAACGATCGCCGCTTCCCTGACGTATCTTTCCAGTTCCTCCGGTGTGTCGACAATCGCCATGGCCCTTCCTCCAAGAACGTAACTTGGCCTTACAAGAACCGGATATCCAAGATCTTCTGCCACTTTCATTGCTTCTTCCACGGAAGATGCCGTCCCGAACGGGGGACACCTGAGTCCGATTCTTTTGAGAAGCATTGCGAACTTTTCTCTGTCCTCGGCGATCTCTATAGATTCAAAGCTCGTTCCTATGATGTTCACACCTTCTTCCACAAGGTGTCTAGCGATCCTCAAAGGAGTCTGACCACCGAATGCCACCACAACACCCTTTGGCTTTTCGTTTCTCACGATCTCGAGGACATCTTCAACCGTGAGGGGCTCAAAGTAAAGTCTGTCGGAGGTGTCGTAATCTGTTGAAACGGTCTCCGGGTTGGAGTTGACCATGATCACCTCGTACCCTTCTTCCTGAAAAGCCCACACGCCGTGAACGTTCGTGTAATCGAACTCTATACCTTGACCTATCCTGTTTGGACCGGAGCCAAGGATCATGATCTTCTCTTTGTCTGTGGGTATTGCTTCATTTTCCACCCCGTTGTACGTTGAGTAGTAGTACGGAGTCTGGGCTTCGAACTCTGCCGCACAGGTGTCTACCATCTTGTAAACCGGGAATATCTTGTTTTTCTCTCTCATCTTCCTCACTTCTTTTTCGGAGACCTGCCAGATCTCAGCTATTTCTCTGTCGGAATATCCCCACTGCTTTGCTTTCTTGAGGACCTCGACGTCAAGCCTTTTTTCCTTCAGTTCTTCCTCGAGGTCTATACAGGCTTTCATTTCTCCGAGGAACCACTTGTCAATCTTTGTGAGTTCGTGTACTTCTTCCACGTCCATTCCGTTCCTGAAGGCGGCGAAGATGTAAGAAATCCTCTCAGGTGTTGGATTTGCAAGGTGTTCTCTTATGTGATCGTAGTCGAGTTTCGGTGTAGAATCGAGTTCGAGAGATCTTAAAGCTTTTCCCAATGCCTCCTTGAAGGTTCTTCCTATTGCCATCACTTCTCCGACGGATTTCATCTGGGTGTTGAGCCTTGGATCGGCTCCGGGGAATTTTTCGAGCTGGAACCTCGGTATCTTCACCACGACGTAGTCTATGGAAGGTTCAAAGGCCGCCAATGTCTTTCCCGTGATGTAATTCGGTATCTCATCGAGAGTGAATCCAACGGCAAGTAGTGCGGCTATCTTCGCAATGGGGTATCCCGTTGCCTTCGATGCCAGAGCGGACGATCTTGAAACCCTCGGGTTCATCTCAATGACGACCATTCTTCCGGTCCTCGGATCCACGGCAAACTGGATGTTCGAACCACCCGTTTCTATTCCTATCGCATCGATGACCTTGTACGCCGCATCCCTCATTCTCTGGTACTCAACGTCGGTGAGTGTCTGAGAGGGAGCCACAGTGATGGAATCTCCCGTATGTATTCCCATCGGATCGAGGTTCTCTATCGAACAGACGACGATGAAATTTCCCGCTCCATCTCTCACCACCTCGAGTTCGTATTCCTTCCAACCGATGACGGACTCTTCTATGAGAACGGTGTGTACGGGACTTTCTATGAGTCCCTTTGTGACGATCTCCCTCAATTCCTCCTCGTTGAAGGCAATTCCTCCACCCGTTCCTCCCAGTGTGAAACTGGGTCTTATAATGACGGGATAGCCGAATTCCCTTGCCGTCTCCAGCGCATCTGTGAGGTTGTTCACCAGCCTGCTTCTCAGAACTTCAAGGCCAGCTTCTTGCATGGTCTTTTTGAAGAGTTCTCTGTCTTCAGCCTTCTTGATCGACTCGAGTTTGGCACCGATCAACTGAACCCCGTACCTGTCGAGAACACCGCTTTCGGCAAGTTCCACGACAAGGTTCAGAGCGGTCTGTCCTCCGAGGGTGGGAAGAAGGGCGTCTGGTCTTTCTTTTTTTATGATCTCTTCCAGAAATTCAACTGTCAGAGGTTCTATGTAAACGGCGTCCGAAAATTCCGGATCGGTCATTATGGTTGCAGAGTTGGAGTTTACAATGATCACTTCGTATCCAACGCTTTTGAGAGCTTTGAGGGCCTGTGTTCCTGAGTAGTCGAACTCGGCAGCCTGACCGATTGTGATCGGGCCGGATCCTATGACGAGGATCTTCTTTATGTCTTCTCTTTTCGGCATTACCTTACCTCCTTTATGAGGCGTTTGAACTCTTCAAAGAAGTACTTCGCATCGTGAGGTCCGGGAGAGGCCTCGGGGTGATATTGAACAGAAAAGGCTGGATAATCAACCAGCCTCATTCCTTCCATCGTACCATCGTTGAGAGAGATGTGGGTTACCTCAACTTTTATTCCCTGCGGACTGGTTCCCTCAAGAACGGATATCTTCTGAAGGTTGCTGGTGAGAACGTTCGCATCCTGATCTTCGCTTCCAAGTTCTGGAAGGCCAAAACTCTTTGGATCCACCGCAAAGCCGTGGTTGTGGGTGGTGATCAGAACACGTCCACTTCTCAGATCTTTCACCGGATGGTTGATCCCTCTGTGTCCGAACTTCATCTTGTAGGTTCTGGCACCTATCGCAAGGCCGAGGAGTTGATGTCCAAGACAGATCCCCGCAAGGGGTATTTCCTCCTTCAGAAGGTCTCTTATCAGACGGACAGTCTTCAGCAGGACGGCAGGGTCTCCGGGACCATTGGAGATGAGAACGCCGTCCGGGTTGAGCTTTTTGATGTCATCTATGTCCACACCATAGGGAACCCTTATCACCCGTGCTCCTACCCTCTTCAGATCTCTGAGGATACCCCACTTTACTCCAGAGTCCAGTACAACGACCGAAAATTCTCCCTCTTCGTTTTCCACAGTGATCTCTTTTGGAGAGACAAGACCGACCAGATCTCTTCCCACTATTCCTGGACTTTCTTTCACGCGTCTGATCAAAGACTTCGGGTCCAGATCTACAGTGGATATAGCGCCTTTCATAGCTCCTTTCACACGGATCTTTCTTGTTAGGGCCCTCGTGTCCACGCCTTCGATGGCGACTATGTTGTGTTTTTTCAGATAATCCGGAAAGGACATGGTGGCTCTCCAGTTGGAAGGAACGGACACGCCTCTGTAGACCACGAATCCCGCAACCTTTATCCCGTCTGACTCTACATCCTCTTCGTTCACTCCGTAGATTCCTATCTCAGGGTAGGTCATCACAACGATCTGGCCTGTGTAGGAGGGATCCGTGAGAACTTCCTGATAGCCGGTCATTCCCGTGTTGAAGACCAGTTCACCGAAGGTTTCTCCCTCGACACCCAAACTCTGTCCAAAAAAAAACGATCCGTCTTCCAGAGCAAGAAGCGCTTTCATGTTGCACCTCCTTCCTTTCTCAGAGATTATAACTGCAGGCAGGGGTTCAGTCTGTTTTCTTTACTTTGAATTAAAGGAAAGTCACAGGGTATTAATTTGGAATAAACATTTACAATTTGAACATTCATATGCAAAAATGATGGAGAGTTTCCTCCGAGAAAATGCCGAAGATCGAATATGAAAGGGTCTGGAATACATTATCTTCACAGAACCGAACACAGATTTAAAGGATTCTTCCTAGCATGTGAACGGAGGTGGGAATCTATGAAGGATTCTGTGGAATGGCTTCTGTGCGATTTTCATGTGCACACGAACATGAGCGATGGGCACCTTTCTCTGGAAGAGGTGGTGGATCTGTTCGGAAGGCATGGAGTGGATGTGATTGCAATAACAGACCACGTTCTGGACAGAGAGACACTCGAAAGGAGAAAGAAAAACAACGAACCACTTGGAACCATCACCGAGGACAGATTCCAGGATTATTTAAAAAAACTCTGGAAGGAGCAGAAGAGAGCCTGGGAAGAGTACAGGATGATTCTGATTCCAGGTGTTGAGATCACGAACAACACGGGTCTTTATCACATTCTTGCCATAGATGTGAAGGAGTACGTGGATCCTTCTCTTCCGGTTGAGGAGATCGTGGAAAGGCTGAAAGAGCAGAACGCACTGGTTATAGCGGCACATCCAGATAGAAAAAAACAGGACGAAGAACACCTCTCCTGGTATCTCTGGGTGAACATGGAGCGTTTCAAAGACATGTTCGATGCCTGGGAGGTGGCGAATCGAGATGATCTTTTCAACTCGATCGGTGTGAAAAAATACCGGTACGTGGCAAACTCCGATTTCCATGAGATGTGGCATGTGTATTCCTGGAAGACCTTGATCAGATCGGAAAGAAATGTGGAGGCGATCAAGGAAGCGATAAGGAAGAACACGGATGTGGCGATCTATCTGATGAGAGAAAAGACTTGACTTTCTCCTTAGAGAAATGGTATTATGAACTAATCCAACATTTCAATTGTAACAATTCGTTTCTTTTATGAAAGTGCTAAACGATTTTCAGGAAAATCGAAGGAAGTGTCAACATGGCGAGAGTGGCGAGGGAAATGGTCGAAAAGGCAGGGGTCGATGTGGATCGTTTGCTGGAGCTTTTGATAAAGAACGCAGCGGCAGAACTCACAACTTATTACTATTACACCATTCTGAGGGCAAATCTCATTGGGCTTGAAGGAGAGACTCTCAAAGAGATCACAGAAGTAGCCAGAATTGAAGACAGAAACCACTTTGAGGCGCTCGTTCCCAGAATCTACGAACTCGGAGGCAAGCTTCCAGATTGCATGAAAGAGTTCCACGACCTTTCTGCGTGTCCTCCTGCAAGACTTCCAGACAATCCAACCGTTCAGGAGATATTGAAGGTACTCGTTGCCGCTGAAAGGTGTGCAGTGAGAGGTTACACAGAAATATGCAACATGACGGCAGGAAAAGACCACAGAACCTATGAACTTTCTCTTGCAATTTTGAACGAAGAGATCGAGCACGAGTCCTGGTTCTCCGAGTTCTTGGGAGAAGGCCCTTCCGGGCACTTCATGAGACATGGGGAAACCTCGCCATTCGTCTCGAAATTTCTCAAGTGAGGGCTTCCGTGATCAAAAAGGCGCACCCGAGGGTGCGCCTTTCGTTTTAAAATCAGGATGAACGAAGAAAAGGGAGGGATTGTGATGGAAGATCGTGTTTTGCCCATCAAGAAAGGTCTTCCTCCGGGGACGCTCGTTTATACAGGAAAGCACAGAGAAGACTTTGAGATCGAAGTGATGAGTTACTCCCCTGAGGAATTCAGAGAGTTCAGGACGGCAAACGTTGAAGATGTTCTTTCTTTCAAAGATTCTATGGCAACTACCTGGATAAACATCGTTGGTGTTCACAGAACAGACGTTGTAGAAAGAATAGGAGAACACTTTGGGATACACCCCCTTGTTCTGGAGGATATCCTCAACGTTAACCAGAGACCGAAGATCGAATTCTTCGATGAGTACGTGTTTCTCGTACTGAAAATGATCACCTACGATGAGAATTCCTCCGAACTTATCTCAGAGCAGGTCAGTCTGATCCTCACGAAAAACTGTGTTCTCACGTTCCAGGAAAAGAAGGGAGACGTATTCGAGCCTGTGAGAGAAAGGATAAGGCACAACAAAGGAGTTATAAGAAAGAGAAAATCAGACTATCTTCTTTACTCTCTGGTGGACGCGCTGGTGGACAACTACTTCGTCCTACTGGAGAGGATCGACGACGAGACCGAGATACTGGAAAAAGAAGTTCTGGAAATGTCCGCAGAGGACACAGTCCAGAAAATATATCTGTTGAAGAGAAACCTCATAGAACTGAGGAAGACGATCTGGCCTTTGAGGGAGATTCTGAACGCAATAACTAAAGGCGAATCTTCTCTCATCAAAGAGGAAACGCTTCCTTATTTCAAAGACGTCTATGATCACACCATCCGGATCGCAGACACCGTGGAAACATTCAGGGATATCGTGAGTGGCCTTCTGGACGTGTACCTTTCGAACATGAGCAACAAGACGAACGAGGTGATGAAGGTTCTCACCATAATAGCAACGATCTTCATGCCCCTCACCTTCATAGCGGGCATCTACGGTATGAACTTCGAGTACATGCCAGAACTCGGGTGGAAATGGGG
This genomic window from Thermotoga sp. SG1 contains:
- the carA gene encoding glutamine-hydrolyzing carbamoyl-phosphate synthase small subunit encodes the protein MKALLALEDGSFFFGQSLGVEGETFGELVFNTGMTGYQEVLTDPSYTGQIVVMTYPEIGIYGVNEEDVESDGIKVAGFVVYRGVSVPSNWRATMSFPDYLKKHNIVAIEGVDTRALTRKIRVKGAMKGAISTVDLDPKSLIRRVKESPGIVGRDLVGLVSPKEITVENEEGEFSVVVLDSGVKWGILRDLKRVGARVIRVPYGVDIDDIKKLNPDGVLISNGPGDPAVLLKTVRLIRDLLKEEIPLAGICLGHQLLGLAIGARTYKMKFGHRGINHPVKDLRSGRVLITTHNHGFAVDPKSFGLPELGSEDQDANVLTSNLQKISVLEGTSPQGIKVEVTHISLNDGTMEGMRLVDYPAFSVQYHPEASPGPHDAKYFFEEFKRLIKEVR
- the dps gene encoding DNA protection during starvation protein codes for the protein MARVAREMVEKAGVDVDRLLELLIKNAAAELTTYYYYTILRANLIGLEGETLKEITEVARIEDRNHFEALVPRIYELGGKLPDCMKEFHDLSACPPARLPDNPTVQEILKVLVAAERCAVRGYTEICNMTAGKDHRTYELSLAILNEEIEHESWFSEFLGEGPSGHFMRHGETSPFVSKFLK
- the corA gene encoding magnesium/cobalt transporter CorA encodes the protein MEDRVLPIKKGLPPGTLVYTGKHREDFEIEVMSYSPEEFREFRTANVEDVLSFKDSMATTWINIVGVHRTDVVERIGEHFGIHPLVLEDILNVNQRPKIEFFDEYVFLVLKMITYDENSSELISEQVSLILTKNCVLTFQEKKGDVFEPVRERIRHNKGVIRKRKSDYLLYSLVDALVDNYFVLLERIDDETEILEKEVLEMSAEDTVQKIYLLKRNLIELRKTIWPLREILNAITKGESSLIKEETLPYFKDVYDHTIRIADTVETFRDIVSGLLDVYLSNMSNKTNEVMKVLTIIATIFMPLTFIAGIYGMNFEYMPELGWKWGYPVVLIVMGVIAFWMVVYFKKKKWL
- a CDS encoding PHP domain-containing protein; its protein translation is MKDSVEWLLCDFHVHTNMSDGHLSLEEVVDLFGRHGVDVIAITDHVLDRETLERRKKNNEPLGTITEDRFQDYLKKLWKEQKRAWEEYRMILIPGVEITNNTGLYHILAIDVKEYVDPSLPVEEIVERLKEQNALVIAAHPDRKKQDEEHLSWYLWVNMERFKDMFDAWEVANRDDLFNSIGVKKYRYVANSDFHEMWHVYSWKTLIRSERNVEAIKEAIRKNTDVAIYLMREKT
- the carB gene encoding carbamoyl-phosphate synthase large subunit, with translation MPKREDIKKILVIGSGPITIGQAAEFDYSGTQALKALKSVGYEVIIVNSNSATIMTDPEFSDAVYIEPLTVEFLEEIIKKERPDALLPTLGGQTALNLVVELAESGVLDRYGVQLIGAKLESIKKAEDRELFKKTMQEAGLEVLRSRLVNNLTDALETAREFGYPVIIRPSFTLGGTGGGIAFNEEELREIVTKGLIESPVHTVLIEESVIGWKEYELEVVRDGAGNFIVVCSIENLDPMGIHTGDSITVAPSQTLTDVEYQRMRDAAYKVIDAIGIETGGSNIQFAVDPRTGRMVVIEMNPRVSRSSALASKATGYPIAKIAALLAVGFTLDEIPNYITGKTLAAFEPSIDYVVVKIPRFQLEKFPGADPRLNTQMKSVGEVMAIGRTFKEALGKALRSLELDSTPKLDYDHIREHLANPTPERISYIFAAFRNGMDVEEVHELTKIDKWFLGEMKACIDLEEELKEKRLDVEVLKKAKQWGYSDREIAEIWQVSEKEVRKMREKNKIFPVYKMVDTCAAEFEAQTPYYYSTYNGVENEAIPTDKEKIMILGSGPNRIGQGIEFDYTNVHGVWAFQEEGYEVIMVNSNPETVSTDYDTSDRLYFEPLTVEDVLEIVRNEKPKGVVVAFGGQTPLRIARHLVEEGVNIIGTSFESIEIAEDREKFAMLLKRIGLRCPPFGTASSVEEAMKVAEDLGYPVLVRPSYVLGGRAMAIVDTPEELERYVREAAIVSPGYPILIDKFLEDAIELDVDVVSDGKYVWIAGLMEQIEEAGVHSGDSACVLPPVSLSEKLVEEIEKTVHRLIKALKIVGIANIQMAVKDDEIYIIEANPRASRTVPFVSKAIGIPVAKIAAKIMVGRSLPELLSEYFPYPTRPGTKVNKLGDSEILPTPWPRMFSVKEVVIPFHKFPGTDVLLGPEMRSTGEVMGIGEDFVEAFAKAQIAAGNPLPTEGAILATIADRDKRDAIPLLAHLADMGFEIYATRGTAKALQSHGVDVRVVPKVGEGRPDVIDLLEQGKISLVVITQSSDEPSLVAVSHGKDPFKVEGRRTVGYMIRTTALKRKIPYLTTVEALRAAVAAIRKMKKGSIVKVRKLTDTWKM